Proteins co-encoded in one Ictalurus punctatus breed USDA103 chromosome 18, Coco_2.0, whole genome shotgun sequence genomic window:
- the mrm3b gene encoding LOW QUALITY PROTEIN: rRNA methyltransferase 3B, mitochondrial (The sequence of the model RefSeq protein was modified relative to this genomic sequence to represent the inferred CDS: inserted 1 base in 1 codon; substituted 2 bases at 2 genomic stop codons): MRQRLFDEKADIIIYIKDRCVSISSRLWAVFKRPEVSQLXFSKALPLRIICDNVRDPGNPGATLRRAAASGCHSVLLTTGCVDVWEPKVLXCCHFRLPVIPSLSWSHIQFHLPPSATVHVADNSSSSVTVLELADYGWVSRRHISRKVYCEDEDEEDKVGGSRQASPVLETQHYHMSWTGNHTAIVIGGETHGSSQEELRLAEETRGRRLSIPMVXGVDSQNAAMAASVLLFEGRRQLKGQVLECLVHKLCS, translated from the exons ATGCGCCAGCGCCTCTTCGACGAGAAGGCTGACATCATCATCTACATTAAGGACAGGTGTGTTAGTATCTCCTCTCGCCTGTGGG CTGTCTTCAAACGTCCAGAGGTGTCCCAGCTGTGATTTTCCAAGGCGTTGCCTTTGAGGATTATCTGTGATAACGTGCGGGATCCAGGGAACCCGGGTGCGACACTACGCCGTGCCGCTGCCTCCGGATGCCACAGTGTGCTGCTCACTACAG GTTGTGTGGATGTCTGGGAGCCCAAGGTCC TGTGCTGCCACTTTCGCCTTCCTGTAATCCCTAGTCTGTCCTGGTCCCATATACAGTTTCACCTTCCTCCCTCGGCGACTGTCCACGTAGCTGACAACTCGAGCAGCTCCGTGACCGTGCTGGAACTCGCAGACTACGGCTGGGTCAGCCGCCGCCATATCTCCAGGAAAGTGTACTGtgaagatgaggatgaagaggacaaGGTGGGTGGGTCTAGGCAGGCAAGCCCGGTTTTAGAGACTCAGCATTATCATATGAGTTGGACTGGTAACCACACGGCCATCGTGATTGGTGGAGAGACTCACGGTTCGAGCCAGGAAGAATTACGGTTGGCTGAGGAAACGAGGGGGCGGAGACTATCGATCCCAATGGTTTGAGGAGTGGACAGTCAGAATGCAGCCATGGCTGCGAGTGTGCTGCTGTTTGAGGGAAGGAGACAACTGAAAGGGCAAGTTTTAGAATGTCTTGTACATAAGCTTTGCAGCTAA